A stretch of the Capsicum annuum cultivar UCD-10X-F1 chromosome 10, UCD10Xv1.1, whole genome shotgun sequence genome encodes the following:
- the LOC107845546 gene encoding GRF1-interacting factor 3 encodes MQQPAGMIPVMPSFPPPNVTTDQIQKYLDENKTLILAILDHQNLGKLAECAQYQAKLQKNLMYLAAIADAQPQSPAVPTQITPHPAMQQGGFYMQHPQAAAMTQQQGMFSPKMSLQFNNPQHLQDQQQHQQLQRQQQGIPQQTGMQLGGANSGMHSNLGGASAGSQLTTSGTGDARGGNKPDNSEAEPSGADVQASSVTAQGSEEQPK; translated from the exons ATGCAGCAACCAGCAGGCATGATTCCAGTGATGCCCTCTTTTCCTCCTCCTAATGTCACTACTGACCAGATTCAAAAG TACCTGGATGAGAACAAGACATTGATTTTGGCCATATTGGACCATCAAAATCTTGGGAAACTAGCTGAATGTGCACA GTACCAGGCTAAACTTCAGAAGAACTTGATGTACTTAGCCGCTATTGCTGATGCTCAACCTCAATCACCAGCTGTTCCAACACAA ATAACTCCCCATCCTGCAATGCAACAAGGAGGATTTTACATGCAGCACCCTCAGGCTGCCGCCATGACTCAACAACAGGGCATGTTTTCTCCAAAGATGTCGCTGCAGTTTAACAACCCGCAGCATCTGCAGGATCAGCAgcagcatcaacaactacaacgaCAGCAGCAAGGTATTCCTCAACAAACAGGTATGCAACTTGGAGGTGCCAACAGTGGAATGCACTCCAATCTTGGTGGCGCAAGTGCTGGTAGCCAGCTTACAACTTCAGGCACAGGGGATGCACGTGGAGGAAACAAACCAGACAACTCTGAGGCTGAGCCTTCGGGTGCTGATGTTCAAGCTAGCTCGGTGACTGCCCAAGGTTCAGAAGAACAACCCAAGTGA